The following are encoded in a window of Phaseolus vulgaris cultivar G19833 chromosome 3, P. vulgaris v2.0, whole genome shotgun sequence genomic DNA:
- the LOC137807968 gene encoding SNF1-related protein kinase regulatory subunit gamma-1, whose amino-acid sequence MAMATMQESPRSPEAKLGLRVEDLWDVQEAQLSPTEKLNACFESIPVSAFPLAPSNQEIEIKSDATLAEAVMKLARHNVFSAPVVDVDAPEDATWIDRYIGIVEFAGIVVWILHQSEPASPRSPSTPTSARAIAAAANGVSFALELEALGLGSAAATSGNFFEDLTSSELYKNTTVRDISGTFRWAPFLALERSNSFLTMLLLLSKYKMKSVPVLDLGSGTIDKIITQSAVIHMLAECAGLQWFESWGTKKLSEVGLPLVTPDQIIKVYEDEPVLQAFKVMRKKRVGAVPVIERDGKKAVGNINLRDVQFLLNAPEIYHDYRAITVKDFLTAVRSYLEKNKNAFPMVSEYVTCRKDCTIKELIQLLDQEKIHRVYVVDDDGDLQGLITLRDIISRLVHEPRGYFGDFFDGVLPLPANTRV is encoded by the exons ATGGCAATGGCAACGATGCAAGAGAGTCCTCGGAGCCCGGAAGCGAAATTGGGTCTGCGAGTTGAGGATCTTTGGGACGTGCAAGAGGCACAGCTAAGTCCTACTGAGAAGCTCAACGCTTGTTTTGAAAGCATCCCTGTCTCTGCGTTTCCTTTGGCTCCTTCAAATCAAG AAATTGAGATAAAATCAGACGCCACCCTGGCCGAAGCTGTTATGAAACTGGCACGGCACAATGTTTTCAGTGCACCTGTGGTGGATGTTGATGCGCCTGAAGATGCTACTTGGATTGACAGATACATCGGAATTGTTGAGTTTGCTGGAATTGTTGTATGGATCTTGCATCAG TCTGAACCTGCATCTCCTAGGAGTCCATCTACTCCAACCAGTGCAAGGGCTATTGCAGCTGCTGCTAATGGAGTGAGTTTTGCTCTAGAACTTGAAGCCTTAGGCCTTGGATCTGCTGCAGCAACTTCGGGAAACTTTTTTGAGGATCTTACTTCATCTGAACTTTATAAGAATACCACG GTTCGTGACATTTCAGGGACATTCCGCTGGGCCCCATTTCTCGCTTTAGAGAGATCAAACTCATTTCTAACCATGCTCTTGCTGCTTTCTAAGTACAAGATGAAGAGTGTTCCTGTGTTGGATTTAGGCTCTGGTACAATTGATAAGATTATTACACAATCTGCTGTTATTCATATGCTGGCAGAATGCGCTGGACTTCAGTGGTTTGAAAGTTGGGGAACCAAAAAACTATCTGAAGTTGGTCTTCCCCTGGTTACACCAGATCAGATCATAAAG GTTTATGAGGATGAACCAGTCCTTCAAGCATTTAAAGTAATGAGAAAAAAGAGGGTGGGAGCGGTGCCTGTAATTGAGAGAGATGGCAAAAAGGCAGTTGGTAACATAAACTTGCGAGATGTTCAATTCTTGCTAAATGCTCCAGAAATATACCATGATTATAG AGCTATTACAGTAAAGGACTTCCTGACAGCCGTTAGAAGTTACttggagaaaaataaaaacgCATTCCCAATGGTAAGTGAATATGTTACATGCAGAAAGGACTGTACAATCAAAGAGTTGATTCAATTGCTTGATCAAGAGAAGATTCATAGGGTGTATGTGGTGGACGATGATGGGGATCTGCAAGGATTAATCACACTAAGAGACATAATCTCAAGACTAGTACACGAACCCCGTGGCTATTTTGGTGATTTCTTTGATGGTGTTCTACCTCTGCCTGCAAACACCAGAGTTTAA